The nucleotide sequence GTACAGGTCGGCGATGGCGGCCGCATCGGCCTGGTTGAAGCGGTCGATATACGCCTGCATGGCGTCTTTCATGGTCTTTTCGTCGGGCATGGGTCCGGGCTTCGGGGAAATGAGCCTGCATCTTCGGCCAGGGCCCGCCGACGGGGACTCATCCATCCGGATGAACCATGGCCCGCGAGGCCGGCCTATGCTGCTGGTGAAGGTGACTCACCAAAACCTACCCCCTTGGTATGGTTTTTTTGACCCTTCATCGATTTTGTCCTTGACGCCAGGTCTGTCGCAGCCGTATTCCTAACGCTCTGCTGACGACGCTCCGCCAGAGAGCCGCGGCACCTGCCCTATCAAGGCGTGGCAATGAGGAGAGTTGTCGATGGCCGTTTCTGCAATTTCAAGTGCCCGCAAGGCGGGCCGGTCTAGCGCCGTGCGCGCCCTTCCCCCCGAGGCCGTGCTGACGCTGGAACGCGTCGATCCACTGCTGACGGCGATCTACGAGGGCGCCACGGAGTCCCCGCCCTGGCGCACGGCCATGGAGTTGCTGCGCGACGAGCTGAAGGCTGCGCATGTGACGCTGATCCTGCGCCCGCCGTCCTCCGACAGCACCGGCATCATGATCAACACCGGCGAAATCACTCGCCAGGGCGTCGAGAGCTATGAAAGCCACTTCTTCGCGATGGACCCGTTTGTTCGCCTCAACGAAGGCGATGTTGTTACGGCCGAAGAGCTGATCGGCCATGCCTGGCTGCAGAGCGCGGTCTATCAGGAGTACCTGAAGCCGCTGGACATCCGCCACCTGCTGGGGGCCGATATCTACACCCGCGAAGGCATCGAATGCCGCCTGCGGGTGACCCGCTCGCACGACGCCGAGCCGTTCTCGGACGCTGACAAGGCCCTGTGCCGCTATCTGCTGCCGCATCTCAAACGTTCGATCCAGACGCATGCCCGTTTCGATTTTCTCGAGTGCGAGCGCAAGCTGTTCGCCGGTACCGTCAACCGCATGCTGGTCGGCATGGTCAGTTATGCCCAGGACGGCAGCATCATTGAAACCAGCCAGGAGGCGCGCCGTATCCTCGCCGAAAAAGACGGCATCTGGCTCACCGGTGACACCCTGTGCGTCGACAGCAGCCAGGAGAGTCGCGAGCTGCAGCGGATGATCCGCCAGGCCCTGTCGGGCACCGAGAGCGTCGCCAGCGATGAGAACGATGGCCCCGGCGTGGTGGAGGCGATGTCGGTCAGCCGCCCCTCCGGCCGGTCGAAGCTCGGGGTGCTGGTTCGCACCATTCCCATGGGCGAGTACTCCGAGAGCCGCCAGCGCCCCGCTGTCGTGGTGTTCCTGCGGGACCCGGAATCCAACGCCGCGCAGCCCTCGCAGGAACTGGTCCGACGCCTGTTCGGCCTCACCCGCATGGAAGCCCAGTTGGCGATGCTGCTGGCCGACGGCCTGACCCTCGACGAAGCGGCCGAGCAGATGAACGTTCGTCGCAACACCGCACGTACCCACCTGCGGTCAATCTTCTGCAAGACCGGCGTCACCCGGCAGACCATGCTGGTCCGCCTGATGCTCAACAGCGTGCTGAGCCTGGGCTGATCCCCACGTTCAGCCGTTGTACGCCAAGGCCCGCTACCCTGCGGGCCTTTTTCATGGAGCGTGATCTGTGCCGATGATTGCCCGCTGGCGCGCCGCCCTGGTGCCGCTGGCCCTGATGCTCTACCTGCTGATCCTGGCAATCGGCAACTGGCAGGGGCTGGGTCGGACGCTGGCCCCGGACACCTCCGACAAGACCCTGCACCTGATCGCCTATGGCGGCCTGGCGGCCCTGATGTTTCTCGGCCTGCAGCAGCCGCCGCTGAAGCGCAGCCTGATCGTGCTCATGCTGACAGCCCTGCTCGGTGCGGTCGACGAGACGATCCAGTCGTTCGTGCCCTACCGCGATGCGGACGCCCTGGACTGGCTGGCCGACATGGCCGGCGCAGCGCTGGTGTGCGGTGTCCTCAGCCTGCTGCGGGCGCTTATCCCGCCGCGCTGGCGGGGGTGCTGATGGACGTTTCCGCCTGCGGCGGCCGCGAGATCAACAGCGTCAACACGCCCGACAGCACGACGAATCCCGACAGCACGGTAAACGGCATGGCATAACTGCCGCTGGTATCGAAGGCGCCACCGACAAAGCCGATCGCCAACAGTCCGATCACCGTGTTGACCGGACTCATCAGTCCCATCGCCGTGCCGAACGACACCTGGCCGAAGCGCTCACCGACCAGTGCGGCCCACACCGGCAGCTCGCCGCCGATGGCAAAGCCGGCGAGACCACAGATCACCAACAACACCGGAAAGCTCGGCTCGCTGACCAGGGTCACCAGCTGCAGCAGGGTGCAGGCCACCGGGACCAGCAGCAGACGTCGCTTGTCGTAGCGGTCGGCGACCGCGCCGAACAACAGCTTGCCGAGAATCGAACATACCGACAGCGCCGACACCAGCAGGGTGGCCTGCGCCAGGCCGATGCCGGCATCGGTGGCATAGGGCACCAGTGATGCGAGCACCGACTGGTTGATGCCGAAGATAAGCCCCACCGAGAAGGCGATGAACCAGAAGTCGCGGGTACGCACCAGTTCGCCGACCGTCCACTGTCGCGACTGCACGGCACTGACGGTGCCGGCATCGGCCGGTGGGGTCAGCCCCAGATCCTGCGGCCGGCTGCGGATGCGCCACAGGACCAGCGCACCGACCACCACCAGAATGATGGCGCCCTGCAACACCAACGCCATGCGCCAACCGAAGCGGTCGAGGTTCCAGGCCATCAGGGGCACCACCGCCACCCCGCCCAGCGAGGTGGCGACCGCCGCCAGCCCAAGCGCCTTGCCGCGGTGCCGGATGAACCAACGCGTCACCAGGGTGTTGGCGGCCAGTGGACCAATGGCGGCCGCGCCCGGGCCGATCAACAACAGAATGCAGAGGGCGCTGAGCTGCAGGGTCGGGGCCAGCCCGACGCCGACAAAACCGGCTGCCATCGCCAGGGTGCCGACCCCCATCACCCACCGCGCCGGGTAGCGGTCCAGCAGGCGACCGATGAATGGCGCCGACAGGCCCATGCCGAGCAGGAACAGGATCAGGCCGGTATTGAGGGTGCCGCGGCTGGCCCCATAGGCCTCGCCCGCCGGGACCACGAACAAGCCGAAGGCGTAGGAGGTGCTGCCGATGGCGAACATCTCGCCGACGAACACCGCCGCCAGCACCCACCAGCCGAAGTACAACCGCGTTGATCCTGCACTCATGTCGATGTGTCCTTGCCGTTGTGGGCGAGCAGCGCGTCGCCGAGTAGCGTCCGGCCATCCAGCGCATGTACCGGGGCCTGGGCCTGGTGCAACAGCGTGCGGCTGACGGCCA is from Flagellatimonas centrodinii and encodes:
- a CDS encoding helix-turn-helix transcriptional regulator produces the protein MRALPPEAVLTLERVDPLLTAIYEGATESPPWRTAMELLRDELKAAHVTLILRPPSSDSTGIMINTGEITRQGVESYESHFFAMDPFVRLNEGDVVTAEELIGHAWLQSAVYQEYLKPLDIRHLLGADIYTREGIECRLRVTRSHDAEPFSDADKALCRYLLPHLKRSIQTHARFDFLECERKLFAGTVNRMLVGMVSYAQDGSIIETSQEARRILAEKDGIWLTGDTLCVDSSQESRELQRMIRQALSGTESVASDENDGPGVVEAMSVSRPSGRSKLGVLVRTIPMGEYSESRQRPAVVVFLRDPESNAAQPSQELVRRLFGLTRMEAQLAMLLADGLTLDEAAEQMNVRRNTARTHLRSIFCKTGVTRQTMLVRLMLNSVLSLG
- a CDS encoding VanZ family protein; the encoded protein is MIARWRAALVPLALMLYLLILAIGNWQGLGRTLAPDTSDKTLHLIAYGGLAALMFLGLQQPPLKRSLIVLMLTALLGAVDETIQSFVPYRDADALDWLADMAGAALVCGVLSLLRALIPPRWRGC
- a CDS encoding MFS transporter codes for the protein MSAGSTRLYFGWWVLAAVFVGEMFAIGSTSYAFGLFVVPAGEAYGASRGTLNTGLILFLLGMGLSAPFIGRLLDRYPARWVMGVGTLAMAAGFVGVGLAPTLQLSALCILLLIGPGAAAIGPLAANTLVTRWFIRHRGKALGLAAVATSLGGVAVVPLMAWNLDRFGWRMALVLQGAIILVVVGALVLWRIRSRPQDLGLTPPADAGTVSAVQSRQWTVGELVRTRDFWFIAFSVGLIFGINQSVLASLVPYATDAGIGLAQATLLVSALSVCSILGKLLFGAVADRYDKRRLLLVPVACTLLQLVTLVSEPSFPVLLVICGLAGFAIGGELPVWAALVGERFGQVSFGTAMGLMSPVNTVIGLLAIGFVGGAFDTSGSYAMPFTVLSGFVVLSGVLTLLISRPPQAETSISTPASAAG